A part of Salvelinus alpinus chromosome 23, SLU_Salpinus.1, whole genome shotgun sequence genomic DNA contains:
- the pask gene encoding PAS domain-containing serine/threonine-protein kinase isoform X3 yields the protein MSLWTESRWTENQGNPRAKGDTVHVVKDDDSDLLEDDSFDLNKSYPCVGRPLYKGQALERWRFPGFIAGDSQNSCSSVAMRDIQIPSRHGSGSHSQSDSLSTVSESDRTLLSLLTCAGGFALSGPPAVHNPNKAVLTVDCKSTKILAANVKACTLFECTSNDLIGQKLSCFLKKTNQVLEEALSEGCLQTDGNVAVVSGKVLDAVSQRGTEVPVSVWTQRQSQEGQHCLVMMERVERISAHVSFSQDGSILSCDLVFAHLHGYRQTEELTGMSIREMIPSLHIPLHSRALPKMLRVQRVTSRCRGGTSLLLCIKLQGAVVCGKPQQRKDEDGLGCPEPQNTPGGPEDQQGSPVSSLVCRAPLPEHCENGKELSSGVKENSSLLSPGSGLVYSGMVWVFAPLSGLLTLHPDGSINSIHNHLSLSLLGFGNAELQGKDVTFLIPAFYDWFCGLENGVITLPQQPGGELLHTGSSHPSNTDPSSLLAGDMAMVQKEEQGRNLSTGKGRIFTGSSTRLEQQDSTPSTLDPPEVTSTPMIRVDDTAELMEDAAQVAPCPSQCDSGDNTHDLLQSFALVERGEVLCLSLIHPPTCSPGGQPLSGVGPGTPTMDERSRARPCRPTPYHAKDPQQLCDLSAVQDSSFEVISLGSRSSSGFCEKWAGCHGGSSPTAVTSRTAQVVDSASCYLDLDTNGELVTRAMADLNLSGVLELPGVGGDDDFSHTSVDTAELLRTPSPYVVESDQEEGPGCVEVRNSQLKGLAGEDERDQWAVFSVLHNVQSQDSRQMNGEMQLISDAPPNTSTPKKQQENECAKTPQHITEGSYDGSVYHRDGTRIEVQCEIRRAELHGARCVFCVWLSRPGQQEDMLHHSGNRASLQNSSSLSLGEAILEASRGGAGEALLSTLDLDHSRACDGQFSELYQPLHAVGKGAFGFVWQACRRSDREKVVVKFIRKGRIVSECWVDDPVLGRVSQEVAILTRLTHHNIVKVLEVFENEGYFQMVMEKHGEGLDLFEFIDKQPQLDEPLASYIFRQLVAAVVYLRNEGILHRDIKDENIIINTEFHIRLIDFGSAIPLAPGKLFYTFCGTLEYCSPEVLKGNPYSGPELELWSLGVLLYTLLFGENPFCDMEETLQSKLKPPFPVSPDLHAMLSGMLQPDPQQRMTLEQLLLQPWIRQPICLADYSWEEVFPYCKSHAPPQYHESVPGDFLGQGLYPDTRDDSSLPSDDDDERSMAAMTTELMKYLSDE from the exons ATGTCGCTGTGGACTGAGTCCCGTTGGACAGAGAATCAAGGCAACCCTCGTGCTAAAGGGGACACAGTTCATGTTGTCAAGGATGATGACTCGGACCTCCTGGAGGATGACTCATTTGACCTAAACAAGTCCTATCCGTGTGTCGGGCGGCCACTGTACAAGGGCCAGGCTCTAGAACGCTGGCGTTTTCCTGGATTCATAGCAG GTGATTCTCAGAACTCCTGTAGCTCTGTGGCTATGCGAGACATTCAGATCCCCAGCCGGCACGGCTCAGGATCACACAGCCAGTCAGACTCGCTGTCCACTGTGTCTGAGTCAGACAGAACCCTGCTCAGCCTTCTGACCTGTGCAGGAGGCTTTGCGCTCTCAGGACCTCCAGCTGTCCACAACCCCAACAAGGCAGTCCTCACTGTAGACTGCAAGAGCACAAAG ATATTGGCTGCAAATGTGAAGGCATGCACATTGTTTGAGTGCACCAGCAATGATCTGATTGGACAAAAGCTGTCCTGCTTCCTGAAGAAGACCAATCAGGTCCTGGAAGAAGCTTTAAGTGAGGGGTGTCTTCAGACAGATGGAAATGTAGCAGTGGTGTCTGGGAAAGTG TTGGATGCAGTGAGCCAGCGTGGTACTGAGGTCCCCGTGTCTGTATGGACCCAGAGACAGTCACAGGAAGGACAGCATTGCCTGGTCATGATGGAGCGTGTGGAGAGAATCTCAGCCCATGTCTCCTTCTCACAAGAT GGGAGCATCCTGAGCTGTGACCTGGTCTTTGCCCATCTGCATGGTTACAGGCAGACTGAGGAGCTGACAGGGATGTCTATCAGAGAGATGATCCCCTCTCTACACATCCCCCTCCACAGCCGCGCTCTGCCCAAg ATGCTGAGGGTCCAGAGGGTGACCAGTCGATGCAGGGGGggaacctccctcctcctctgtatTAAACTCCAGGGGGCAGTGGTGTGTGGTAAACCCCAGCAGCGGAAGGATGAGGATGGGTTGGGCTGCCCAGAACCCCAAAACACCCCTGGTGGACCTGAGGACCAGCAGGGTTCCCCCGTCTCCTCCCTAGTCTGCAGAGCACCACTGCCAGAACATTGTGAAAATGGAAAGGAACTGTCCTCTG GAGTTAAAGAGAACAGCAGCCTCCTCTCCCCTGGTTCGGGGCTGGTGTATTCTGGGATGGTGTGGGTGTTTGCCCCTCTCAGCGGTCTCCTCACCCTCCACCCTGATGGCTCTATCAACAGCATCCACAACCACCTGTCCCTCAGTCTCCTGGGCTTTGGGAACGCGGAGCTACAGGGGAAG GATGTCACGTTCCTGATTCCTGCCTTCTATGATTGGTTCTGTGGCTTGGAGAATGGTGTCATTACCCTACCCCAACAACCAGGGGGTGAGCTTCTACACACTGGCTCATCACACCCCTCCAACACAG ACCCCAGCTCTCTGCTGGCTGGTGACATGGCCATGGTGCAAAAGGAAGAACAGGGGAGAAACCTCTCCACCGGGAAGGGCAGGATCTTCACTGGCTCCAGTACCAGACTGGAGCAGCAGGACAGCACTCCCTCCACCCTGGACCCTCCGGAGGTTACCTCCACACCCATGATCAG GGTTGATGACACTGCAGAACTGATGGAAGATGCTGCCCAGGTGGCCCCGTGTCCCAGCCAGTGTGACAGTGGAGACAACACCCACGACCTGCTACAGTCCTTTGCCCTGGTGGAGAGAGGCGAGGTACTCTGCCTGTCACTCATTCACCCTCCAACCTGTAGCCCAGGAGGGCAACCCCTCAGTGGGGTGGGACCAG GCACTCCAACCATGGATGAGCGCAGCCGAGCACGGCCCTGCCGCCCTACCCCATACCATGCCAAAGACCCCCAGCAGCTGTGTGACCTGTCAGCTGTGCAGGACTCCAGCTTCGAGGTGATCTCCCTGGGCAGCCGCTCCTCCTCAGGGTTCTGTGAGAAGTGGGCTGGGTGTCATGGGGGGTCCAGCCCGACGGCGGTCACCTCCCGGACAGCCCAGGTTGTGGACTCGGCCAGCTGCTACCTGGACCTGGACACCAATGGGGAGCTGGTGACTCGGGCCATGGCCGACCTGAACCTGAGTGGAGTTCTAGAGCTGCCTGGTGTTGGAGGTGATGATGACTTCTCACATACCTCTGTTGATACCGCCGAGCTCCTGCGTACCCCTTCACCGTACGTGGTCGAGTCCGACCAGGAAGAGGGACCCGGATGTGTGGAGGTCCGGAACAGTCAATTAAAAGGACTGGCGGGGGAGGACGAACGTGATCAGTGGGCTGTGTTCTCTGTTCTCCACAACGTCCAAAGCCAAGACTCTAGACAGATGAATGGAGAGATGCAGTTGATCTCGGATGCCCCTCCCAACACCTCCACCCCTAAGAAGCAGCAGGAGAATGAGTGCGCCAAGACCCCACAGCACATCACAGAGGGGAGCTATGATGGAAGTGTTTACCACAGGGATGGAACAAGAATTG AGGTGCAGTGTGAGATCCGTAGGGCTGAGCTTCATGGGGCtaggtgtgtgttctgtgtgtggctGAGCAGGCCTGGACAGCAGGAGGACATGTTGCATCATAGTGGCAACAGAGCTTCACTACAAAACTCATCCTCACTCAGTCTGGGAGAG GCTATCTTGGAGGCCAGCCGTGGCGGTGCCGGTGAGGCGCTGCTCTCCACTTTGGACCTGGACCATTCCCGTGCGTGCGATGGGCAGTTCTCAGAGCTGTACCAGCCGCTCCACGCCGTGGGGAAAGGGGCCTTCGGCTTCGTGTGGCAGGCCTGCAGACGCTCtgacagagagaag GTGGTGGTGAAGTTTATCAGGAAGGGAAGGATAGTCAGTGAATGCTGGGTGGATGACCCCGTGCTGGGCCGCGTCAGTCAGGAGGTCGCCATACTCACCCGTCTGACACACCACAACATCGTCAAG GTCCTGGAGGTGTTTGAGAACGAGGGTTATTTCCAGATGGTGATGGAAAAGCATGGGGAGGGTCTGGACCTGTTTGAGTTCATAGACAAACAGCCCCAGCTGGACGAGCCTCTGGCCAGCTACATCTTCAGACAG ttggtGGCAGCGGTGGTGTATCTGAGGAACGAAGGCATCCTCCACAGGGACATCAAGGATGAGAACATCATCATTAACACAGAGTTCCACATCAGACTCATAGACTTTGGCTCTGCTATCCCGCTGGCTCCAGGGAAGCTGTTCTACACCTTCTGTGGCACACTGGAGTACTGCTCCCCAGAGGTGCTGAAGGGCAACCC CTACAGCGGTCCAGAGCTGGAGTTGTGGTCTCTGGGGGTGCTGCTCTACACATTGCTGTTCGGTGAGAACCCTTTCTGCGACATGGAGGAGACCCTGCAGTCCAAACTCAAGCCCCCCTTCCCTGTCTCGCCAG ACCTGCATGCTATGCTGTCAGGAATGCTGCAGCCTGACCCCCAACAGAGAATGACCCTGGAGCAGCTCCTGCTGCAGCCCTGGATTCGCCAGCCCATCTGCCTGGCTGACTACAGCTGGGAGGAAGTGTTCCCCTACTGCAAGAGCCACG CTCCCCCACAGTACCACGAGTCTGTTCCTGGGGACTTTCTAGGCCAGGGCTTGTACCCGGACACTAGAGATGATTCTTCACTTCCTTCTGATGATGACGATGAGAGGTCCATGGCCGCCATGACAACTGAGCTCATGAAGTACCTCTCTGATGAATGA